The Desulfomonilaceae bacterium genome window below encodes:
- a CDS encoding tetratricopeptide repeat protein, translated as MWEENNRKAVDLFQSGKQSEAIALVEAALNEAEEEFGPEDPRVARCLNNLAEMYRVQKRLKQALPLWERSLEIRRNALGPEHPDVAMAYNNLGGAYFELGMYKESEAALRKASKIVETSVGPETDMMVNCLNNLASVNRAMGRYPAARPYYEKALMIQEKLHGPSSMEVGVSLNDLAGLFESLQRFQEAEPLYRRALAIAEEKFGPYHQHVASSLYNLGSVLVGLGQYENAEKLLLRAHEITEKNYGTCGPLTNQSLENLAEFYEGIGRPDEAGKMRERVEKGCGVAR; from the coding sequence ATGTGGGAAGAAAATAACAGAAAAGCAGTCGATCTTTTCCAGAGCGGCAAACAATCTGAAGCGATTGCGCTTGTGGAAGCGGCTCTGAACGAGGCGGAGGAAGAGTTCGGACCGGAAGATCCGAGGGTAGCGCGTTGTCTAAACAATCTCGCTGAAATGTACCGAGTCCAGAAACGGCTCAAGCAAGCCCTTCCTCTATGGGAGAGATCTCTGGAGATCCGCAGGAATGCTCTTGGACCGGAACATCCTGATGTGGCGATGGCGTACAATAATTTAGGTGGCGCATATTTTGAACTAGGCATGTATAAGGAGTCCGAGGCGGCCCTTAGGAAGGCGTCGAAAATTGTCGAGACTTCTGTCGGCCCTGAAACCGACATGATGGTCAACTGTCTTAATAATCTTGCGTCTGTAAATCGTGCTATGGGTCGCTATCCAGCGGCCAGGCCATATTATGAAAAGGCCCTGATGATACAGGAGAAATTGCATGGGCCTTCAAGTATGGAGGTGGGTGTCTCGTTAAATGATCTGGCCGGTCTCTTTGAAAGTCTCCAGAGATTCCAGGAAGCGGAACCATTGTATCGTCGAGCCTTGGCAATAGCTGAAGAGAAATTTGGACCGTATCATCAGCATGTCGCATCATCCCTATACAATCTCGGTTCGGTGCTTGTCGGATTGGGTCAATATGAAAACGCTGAGAAACTTCTACTTCGGGCCCATGAAATAACGGAAAAGAATTACGGAACTTGTGGTCCTCTGACGAACCAAAGCCTCGAGAACCTTGCGGAGTTCTACGAAGGAATAGGGAGACCTGACGAAGCTGGAAAAATGCGTGAACGAGTCGAGAAAGGATGCGGAGTAGCTCGCTGA
- a CDS encoding PHP domain-containing protein, with amino-acid sequence MRIDLHCHTSPISPCSEMTPDEMMKSALESGLDGICLTEHNRIWDPDHAEALSQKYGIAVFRGIEVTTTGGDILVFGVDDEPEGLLTPKQLKQRVDASEAIAIAAHPFRGFLLFGFGMLQMNVNDALENPTLSQVHAVEICNGKVTDEENEFAGQVADALGLIKVGGSDAHSAEAVGTCVTNFEVQIKNEQDLITAIINRQFTLERCK; translated from the coding sequence ATGAGAATAGACCTGCATTGCCATACGAGTCCGATTTCTCCATGCAGCGAGATGACTCCCGACGAAATGATGAAGTCTGCTCTTGAGTCAGGATTGGATGGGATATGTCTCACTGAGCACAATCGTATCTGGGACCCCGATCACGCGGAAGCATTGAGCCAAAAATATGGAATTGCCGTATTCAGGGGGATTGAGGTCACGACAACCGGTGGGGATATTCTTGTTTTTGGCGTGGATGATGAACCTGAGGGATTGCTTACCCCTAAACAGCTAAAACAGAGAGTAGACGCCAGTGAGGCAATAGCGATTGCTGCGCATCCCTTCAGGGGATTTCTCCTTTTTGGTTTTGGGATGCTTCAAATGAACGTTAATGACGCTCTGGAGAACCCGACGCTGTCACAGGTCCACGCCGTCGAGATTTGCAATGGTAAAGTGACTGACGAGGAGAATGAGTTTGCTGGGCAGGTGGCGGATGCCTTAGGTCTCATAAAGGTCGGAGGAAGTGACGCTCATTCCGCAGAAGCCGTCGGAACTTGTGTCACCAATTTTGAAGTTCAGATCAAGAATGAACAGGACTTAATCACGGCAATCATTAATCGTCAATTCACTCTGGAACGCTGTAAATAA
- a CDS encoding DUF169 domain-containing protein, with the protein MELEHIKWSEWTRGMERLLRLKTFPVALKLLEKAEDLNHYKWMRRPSEKLSLCQLITIVRTFDWTIGGTADDLVTQGCASVIGLSKLDEFVTSGEMRSTVWLEKKEDAANCESVIQRIPFGKYNAFILAPLAYDPFEPDLVLIYGNPAQMSIMINAIQYDNFKRLTFYSVGETSCSDVIGRCFVDREPALSIPCYGERRFGHAADDELAIGLPPEDCARIFRNLEILYKKGIRYPISQYGSQVSPFQALDAVYGLSKRL; encoded by the coding sequence ATGGAATTAGAACATATCAAATGGTCTGAATGGACCAGGGGAATGGAACGCCTCCTGCGCCTGAAAACATTTCCCGTTGCTCTAAAGCTGCTGGAGAAGGCCGAAGATCTCAATCATTACAAGTGGATGAGACGACCTTCAGAAAAGCTGTCGTTATGCCAGCTAATAACAATTGTAAGGACGTTTGACTGGACTATCGGCGGGACAGCGGACGACTTGGTCACACAGGGATGCGCATCCGTGATTGGTTTGTCCAAACTCGACGAATTTGTCACTAGTGGGGAAATGCGCAGCACAGTGTGGCTTGAAAAGAAAGAGGACGCTGCGAATTGTGAGTCAGTCATACAGCGTATTCCTTTCGGTAAATACAACGCCTTCATACTGGCCCCGTTAGCCTACGACCCTTTTGAGCCTGATCTTGTGCTGATTTACGGGAACCCGGCTCAAATGTCCATCATGATAAACGCAATCCAATATGACAACTTTAAGCGACTCACATTTTATTCTGTAGGAGAAACATCGTGCTCTGATGTCATTGGTAGATGTTTCGTGGATCGAGAACCGGCATTGTCTATACCATGCTACGGGGAAAGAAGATTCGGACACGCCGCCGATGATGAGTTGGCCATAGGCTTACCACCTGAGGATTGCGCCCGTATCTTTCGAAATCTGGAGATATTGTACAAGAAAGGCATACGCTACCCTATCTCGCAATATGGATCACAGGTGAGTCCTTTTCAGGCGCTGGACGCTGTTTACGGCCTCTCAAAAAGACTTTGA
- a CDS encoding YkgJ family cysteine cluster protein, with protein sequence MENDLNRAEWSFFVTTLKEEARDVLWKVGSSVAPETLVKSVMKQLEALGPKPEADESRSQEEIWKQVKEVLLKAAYDTRPYCIKCGECCSKGSPTLTLDDVSLLRKGKIGPNDVFTIRTGEVVSDNRVESTLKNQEERIKIRETADDKTCIFYQKWNRECSIYDDRPAQCMLQECWDPKPEAFSDLSPLTRYDLLQDTGDIWQIIQRHDERCSHEDFSREISRLGATKGQTVEKMLDLLSFDHHVREFVTQELGIDGQALELLFGRPLSDSLHYYGLEIEEQSDGTFILRPVKEPEEG encoded by the coding sequence ATGGAAAATGACTTGAATAGAGCTGAGTGGAGTTTTTTTGTTACAACCCTAAAAGAGGAAGCTAGAGATGTCTTGTGGAAAGTGGGCTCATCGGTAGCCCCGGAAACCCTGGTAAAATCTGTAATGAAGCAACTGGAGGCCTTGGGGCCCAAGCCTGAAGCGGATGAATCCAGATCTCAGGAAGAGATATGGAAACAGGTTAAGGAAGTCCTTCTCAAAGCTGCCTACGATACGCGTCCCTACTGCATTAAATGCGGAGAATGTTGTTCCAAGGGAAGCCCAACGCTTACATTGGACGACGTCAGCCTGTTACGGAAAGGAAAGATTGGCCCCAACGATGTTTTCACCATAAGAACAGGTGAAGTCGTTTCTGATAACAGAGTTGAATCAACGCTTAAGAATCAGGAAGAAAGAATAAAGATACGGGAGACTGCAGACGACAAGACCTGTATTTTTTACCAAAAATGGAATCGGGAATGCTCAATTTATGATGACAGGCCTGCCCAATGCATGTTGCAGGAGTGCTGGGATCCTAAACCGGAAGCTTTCTCGGACCTATCTCCTCTCACAAGGTATGACCTGCTTCAAGACACAGGAGATATATGGCAGATCATTCAGCGACACGATGAAAGATGTTCCCATGAAGATTTTTCGAGGGAAATAAGCCGTCTCGGAGCGACGAAGGGACAAACAGTCGAAAAGATGCTGGATCTGTTAAGTTTTGATCATCATGTAAGAGAATTTGTCACACAAGAACTGGGGATAGATGGCCAGGCCCTGGAATTACTTTTTGGTCGTCCATTGAGTGATTCTCTCCATTATTACGGACTGGAAATTGAAGAGCAGAGCGATGGAACATTTATTCTCAGACCAGTCAAAGAACCCGAAGAAGGTTAG
- the hisD gene encoding histidinol dehydrogenase: protein MKIRFVELSKLDNTQRKELTQRPSVGLRDLIPKITPIIEDVRKRGDSALVDYALKFDGASMSPEDFRVGKDRLNDALKKIPSELRVAIQASIINITKYHEFQKEPEIREIEIMPGIIAGEKTIPLNSAGLYVPRGKGSFPSMMMMSAVPAKVAGVKRIVATSPPDKRGMPDQATMAAAAMIGVDEFYAIGGVQAIAALACGTETIQPVDKIVGPGSGYVLAAKQWLSTEIDTGLPAGPSEAIILADDSIDALTAATDLLIEAEHGPDSSAYLVTPDQSLADTVMDTLPDLVAKLPEERRSYCEVVLSNSGGVVLADSMDDAVGFVNEFAPEHLQVLTQNPREILKHVRTAGEILLGRFTPGTLANYSIGPNAILPTSGFGRTASALSVRDFTRKMSFAELTRDGFNQLASNTLTLARYEGFPAHAAALSLRMEP from the coding sequence ATGAAAATCAGGTTTGTGGAGCTTTCCAAGCTCGACAACACACAGCGAAAAGAACTCACACAACGTCCCAGCGTAGGATTAAGGGATTTAATCCCCAAGATCACGCCAATAATAGAAGATGTGAGAAAAAGAGGAGACTCCGCTCTTGTCGACTATGCGCTCAAATTCGACGGGGCGTCGATGAGCCCCGAGGATTTTAGAGTCGGCAAAGATCGGCTGAATGATGCCCTAAAGAAAATCCCGTCTGAACTTCGAGTCGCTATTCAGGCATCTATCATTAATATTACCAAGTACCACGAATTTCAGAAAGAACCAGAGATTCGTGAAATTGAGATCATGCCAGGAATAATCGCCGGTGAAAAGACAATCCCCTTGAACTCTGCAGGGCTTTACGTTCCCAGAGGCAAAGGATCTTTCCCCTCAATGATGATGATGTCCGCTGTGCCGGCAAAAGTCGCAGGAGTCAAAAGGATAGTCGCCACAAGTCCTCCCGACAAGCGTGGGATGCCGGATCAGGCTACTATGGCCGCGGCAGCGATGATCGGCGTAGATGAATTCTATGCGATCGGCGGGGTTCAGGCGATTGCGGCCTTGGCCTGCGGGACTGAAACAATTCAACCCGTGGACAAGATAGTCGGTCCGGGCTCAGGTTACGTGCTGGCTGCGAAACAGTGGCTTTCAACCGAAATTGACACTGGTTTACCGGCTGGTCCGAGTGAAGCCATAATCCTTGCGGATGATTCCATCGATGCGCTCACTGCTGCGACCGATCTTCTGATAGAAGCTGAACATGGCCCCGATTCTTCAGCATATCTTGTGACCCCTGACCAAAGTTTGGCCGACACCGTGATGGATACTCTGCCCGATCTTGTCGCCAAACTCCCTGAAGAAAGAAGATCATATTGTGAAGTTGTCCTGTCAAACTCGGGCGGGGTTGTCCTTGCGGACAGTATGGATGATGCCGTAGGCTTTGTAAATGAATTCGCTCCGGAACATCTTCAGGTCTTGACACAAAATCCCAGGGAAATCCTGAAACATGTTCGAACGGCCGGAGAAATTCTTTTAGGCAGGTTTACGCCTGGAACACTGGCAAATTATTCCATTGGGCCGAACGCTATTCTTCCTACTTCAGGATTTGGGCGGACGGCTTCCGCACTTTCGGTAAGGGACTTCACGAGGAAGATGTCATTCGCAGAATTAACACGGGATGGATTTAACCAACTTGCTTCTAATACCTTGACCCTAGCCCGTTACGAAGGATTTCCAGCGCATGCCGCTGCGCTCAGTCTACGCATGGAACCGTAA
- a CDS encoding manganese efflux pump MntP family protein: MGNLTLLGLAVALGMDAFAVALAVSSGLCFITFRHIFRLTWHFGLFQSLMTLVGWLGGSTVSSMFGGLNNWIAFGLLVFIGLKMLKESGDTEKRLEGFDPTRGWSLVGLSVATSLDALAVGISFSLMGTEILFPVLVIGLVALLMTLVGMKIGYRAGKSLGQWAERAGGVVLILIGVKIFVGSLI, encoded by the coding sequence TTGGGTAATCTTACTCTCTTAGGCTTGGCAGTTGCTCTGGGAATGGATGCGTTCGCTGTTGCGCTCGCTGTCTCCAGCGGTCTGTGTTTCATTACCTTCAGGCACATATTCAGGTTGACCTGGCATTTTGGGCTGTTTCAATCATTAATGACGCTTGTAGGCTGGTTAGGTGGCTCAACTGTTTCTAGTATGTTCGGAGGGCTGAACAACTGGATAGCTTTCGGCCTCCTTGTTTTTATTGGCTTGAAGATGTTGAAGGAATCCGGGGATACAGAAAAGCGCTTGGAAGGCTTCGATCCGACCAGAGGATGGAGCCTAGTTGGTCTGTCTGTGGCCACCAGTCTGGACGCGTTGGCAGTGGGTATTTCCTTTAGCCTGATGGGAACGGAGATTTTGTTCCCGGTTCTGGTAATCGGACTAGTGGCGTTGCTGATGACTTTGGTTGGTATGAAAATCGGCTATCGTGCGGGGAAAAGCCTTGGGCAGTGGGCAGAAAGGGCTGGGGGAGTGGTCCTGATTTTAATAGGAGTCAAAATCTTTGTCGGCAGCTTAATTTAA
- a CDS encoding glycosyltransferase family 39 protein — protein MLTEDSYRSEKWLLLTAIAVVFIWRVALSFSINLIPDECSYWTWSRRLDWSYFDNSGMVAYLIRLSTEIFGRSTAFSVRFPFLITSLITTILVYSTAKILSRSGLTAIISALLFNLAPISLLGGAAAVHDNALMMFWTLALWSCAKFLEKEDYRLFYLTGVATGLAVLSKYTGALLFPAILIWLLSSKKLREVLLRKEPWIGAIIASVCILPVLWWNYQHDWASFKHILFIGSGYNGFFRRISDGFGYNVSQFLTISPLFYTAIVSGVLISMFMELRREDVRRSLLLCMGFPVFLFAVMSFKGHSEANWGVTGYLSTGILAVMLFSDNSDPVTKFLSKYVNIRRYVMAGAMISILMVALVVLHGWLGLLPAAVERKLGKDDRIIWETRGWGGLGQHVAALKQDGDIIAGDSYQLCALLEFNIPGQPKVRYLAPWDRPTQFDVWNSSYKDLKNKNILFVSSKPLAPTNQTLTTIFENFAHVRQLPYYSVIYHGEPIREVYVCRGYGFDPFKPRRLGPRSLFYSDP, from the coding sequence ATGCTCACAGAGGATAGTTACAGGAGCGAAAAATGGCTATTGCTGACAGCCATCGCCGTCGTTTTCATCTGGCGGGTAGCTCTTTCATTCAGCATAAACTTGATTCCTGACGAATGTAGCTACTGGACATGGTCCCGACGTCTGGATTGGTCGTACTTTGACAACTCCGGAATGGTGGCTTACCTCATAAGGCTCTCCACCGAAATTTTCGGGAGGTCGACTGCTTTCTCAGTCAGATTTCCATTCCTCATAACATCGCTGATTACAACGATACTGGTGTATTCCACAGCAAAAATCCTTTCCCGGTCAGGTCTAACAGCTATCATTTCGGCGTTGCTGTTTAACCTTGCTCCCATATCTCTTTTGGGTGGAGCGGCGGCTGTTCATGACAACGCATTGATGATGTTTTGGACGCTCGCCCTGTGGTCTTGCGCAAAATTCCTGGAAAAAGAAGATTACCGATTGTTTTACCTCACAGGGGTGGCCACTGGTTTGGCGGTTCTCAGTAAGTACACAGGCGCTCTGCTTTTCCCGGCGATCTTGATTTGGCTTCTTTCTTCAAAAAAGCTTCGCGAGGTCCTGTTAAGGAAAGAACCATGGATTGGAGCAATCATTGCGTCCGTGTGTATACTGCCTGTCCTATGGTGGAATTACCAGCACGATTGGGCTTCATTCAAACACATCCTGTTCATTGGGTCTGGTTATAACGGTTTCTTCCGACGCATTTCGGATGGCTTCGGTTATAATGTTTCCCAGTTTCTTACCATATCACCGCTTTTCTATACGGCGATAGTGTCCGGAGTCCTCATCTCAATGTTCATGGAGCTTCGACGTGAAGACGTCAGGAGATCACTCCTTCTGTGTATGGGGTTTCCTGTTTTTTTGTTCGCTGTAATGTCGTTCAAAGGACATTCGGAGGCCAACTGGGGAGTGACGGGATATTTGTCTACAGGCATCCTGGCTGTGATGCTGTTTTCGGACAATAGCGATCCCGTAACGAAATTTTTATCCAAATACGTAAACATACGTAGATATGTCATGGCTGGAGCGATGATTTCCATCTTGATGGTAGCTCTTGTTGTCCTCCATGGGTGGTTGGGTCTACTGCCGGCCGCTGTCGAGCGAAAGCTCGGAAAAGATGACAGGATCATATGGGAGACCCGTGGTTGGGGTGGTCTTGGACAACACGTGGCCGCATTGAAACAGGATGGTGACATAATTGCCGGTGACAGCTATCAACTTTGCGCCCTACTTGAATTCAACATTCCTGGACAGCCGAAGGTCAGGTATCTGGCCCCGTGGGATCGACCAACTCAATTTGACGTATGGAACAGTTCGTACAAAGATCTAAAAAACAAGAACATCCTATTTGTGAGTTCCAAGCCTCTTGCGCCCACAAATCAGACATTGACCACGATTTTTGAAAACTTCGCCCACGTGCGACAACTCCCTTATTACTCGGTCATTTATCATGGAGAACCAATCCGGGAAGTTTACGTATGCCGAGGGTACGGTTTTGACCCATTCAAGCCAAGGCGCCTGGGTCCCAGATCACTTTTTTATTCCGACCCTTGA
- the moaC gene encoding cyclic pyranopterin monophosphate synthase MoaC produces MSKLTHFDKDGQAIMVDVGPKRITERLATAHAKIHMKPETLELILTGKSKKGDVLGVARIAGIMAAKRTPELIPLAHPLPLNSVTIDFSPNTEMSHIDVEARVKVTAKTGVEMEAMTAVAIACLTIYDMVKAVDRAMVISEIKLMEKSGGKSGHFVRA; encoded by the coding sequence ATGTCCAAACTGACACATTTTGACAAAGATGGACAGGCCATAATGGTTGATGTTGGACCCAAGCGGATCACAGAGAGACTGGCTACAGCGCATGCGAAAATTCATATGAAACCGGAAACTTTGGAATTGATCCTCACGGGCAAGAGCAAGAAAGGAGACGTGTTGGGAGTCGCGAGGATAGCCGGAATAATGGCGGCGAAAAGAACCCCTGAACTCATACCACTGGCGCATCCACTGCCGCTGAATTCGGTAACCATAGACTTTTCTCCCAATACCGAAATGAGTCACATCGATGTTGAAGCTCGTGTAAAAGTGACAGCCAAAACAGGAGTTGAAATGGAGGCCATGACTGCGGTGGCTATAGCTTGCCTAACTATTTACGATATGGTGAAGGCTGTTGACCGGGCTATGGTAATATCAGAGATTAAGCTTATGGAAAAATCCGGTGGGAAATCAGGTCATTTCGTCCGCGCCTGA
- a CDS encoding DUF2889 domain-containing protein, with amino-acid sequence MISRNMPIYSRMKSCGVQLQGSDKRVISGVLEDELYAMQCELLVDWPSLTIESVQARMKRFTTMKCILAEQIFLRAEGWKIDAQIEGRIKKELGRNGCRHMAALMIDCLRSLARSELTRDLKTALDSNSDLDRKGFVDDFFRMRPELKGLAKIQ; translated from the coding sequence TTGATCTCAAGAAACATGCCAATATATTCGCGGATGAAATCATGCGGGGTTCAACTACAAGGTTCCGATAAGAGAGTTATTTCAGGGGTGCTGGAAGACGAACTTTACGCTATGCAATGTGAACTGTTGGTCGATTGGCCAAGTCTCACAATTGAGTCTGTTCAAGCAAGAATGAAACGGTTCACCACAATGAAGTGCATCCTGGCGGAGCAAATTTTCCTGAGGGCCGAAGGTTGGAAAATAGATGCTCAGATCGAAGGAAGAATAAAGAAGGAGCTTGGCCGGAACGGATGTCGGCACATGGCGGCTCTTATGATTGATTGTTTGAGAAGCCTTGCACGGTCTGAACTTACGAGAGATTTGAAGACTGCTCTGGATTCCAACTCTGACCTCGATCGGAAAGGTTTTGTCGACGACTTCTTTAGGATGCGCCCTGAATTGAAAGGCCTTGCGAAAATTCAGTAA
- a CDS encoding cation diffusion facilitator family transporter: MDHSHSHTYPHTHAIPTSHGNVQTRIGIAFLVTCLYMLVETGGGLLFNSLALLADAGHMLSDAMALGLSWLAILIAKRSPNDRLTFGFIRSEILAALINGLLLWAIVAVIFYEAVQRVISPQPVQGFGMFAVASVGLVLNLAMATLLFGGRNTNLNIKGAFLHVLSDALGSVGAIVAGLLIVYTNAFWIDPIVSALIGILILISSWGLLKESVHVLMEGVPRGVDVASIETALVNVTGVCCVYDLHVWSISSSQINLSAHVVLTETDRDRNEILLEINSILNERFHIEHTTIQIETSHEIKFDSNNRFCRVGTGCDSTNPGLTDAHRG; encoded by the coding sequence ATGGATCATTCACATAGTCACACATATCCGCACACTCATGCTATTCCGACATCCCATGGCAACGTGCAGACCCGTATCGGAATAGCCTTTCTGGTAACTTGCTTGTACATGCTGGTGGAAACCGGTGGAGGCTTGCTTTTCAATTCTTTGGCGCTTTTGGCCGACGCTGGTCATATGCTTTCGGACGCAATGGCATTGGGACTTTCCTGGCTGGCTATCCTTATAGCAAAAAGATCTCCGAACGACAGACTAACTTTCGGATTTATAAGATCAGAAATACTGGCGGCCTTGATTAATGGACTGTTGCTATGGGCCATTGTGGCGGTCATATTCTACGAGGCTGTCCAGAGAGTAATTAGTCCCCAGCCTGTTCAGGGATTTGGGATGTTTGCCGTCGCCTCGGTCGGGCTTGTACTGAATCTAGCGATGGCAACCCTGCTTTTCGGGGGTAGAAACACCAACCTGAACATCAAAGGCGCTTTTCTGCATGTGCTATCAGACGCCCTGGGTTCAGTCGGAGCAATTGTGGCGGGTTTATTGATAGTCTACACTAACGCCTTCTGGATCGATCCGATTGTTAGCGCCCTCATTGGTATCCTTATTCTAATTTCTTCCTGGGGACTCTTGAAGGAGTCGGTCCACGTACTCATGGAAGGTGTTCCACGCGGGGTGGATGTTGCGAGTATCGAAACAGCGTTAGTTAACGTGACTGGCGTCTGTTGCGTCTACGATCTCCATGTCTGGAGTATTTCCAGCTCTCAAATCAATCTGTCCGCCCATGTGGTTCTTACTGAAACAGATCGGGACCGTAATGAGATCCTCCTGGAGATAAATTCAATATTGAATGAAAGATTTCACATTGAACACACAACCATTCAAATCGAAACGTCGCATGAAATCAAGTTTGACTCAAACAACAGGTTCTGCCGGGTAGGAACAGGATGCGACTCTACAAACCCAGGACTGACGGATGCTCACAGAGGATAG
- a CDS encoding DUF6125 family protein — MFQTKSYDVADLPEDELRTLIGTFFGHIIMHYGMWFTEASMKLGAAKALEFEHSVAQRHFKIALTRLAPHFNIEIKDGIPEVLLRKSREELLLLLGDISKTWVTGDGLWFQAIEGSEGMDTAKLVNDSCWSLFARLEAFKIKSFLGTETEGALEILEKALRLRVYSSLNAHSAEWDTEGNLIFYMTGCRVQEARRRKQMDDYPCKSAGITEYTEFALGMDPAIITECLWCPPDRVPDKLFCAWKFSLKK; from the coding sequence ATGTTCCAGACCAAGTCTTACGATGTAGCGGATCTCCCGGAAGATGAATTGAGAACTCTCATCGGAACTTTTTTCGGTCATATTATCATGCATTATGGGATGTGGTTCACTGAGGCTTCCATGAAACTCGGAGCCGCCAAGGCTCTTGAATTTGAACACAGCGTAGCTCAAAGGCACTTTAAAATAGCCCTGACCAGACTGGCCCCTCATTTCAATATCGAAATTAAAGACGGAATTCCGGAGGTTCTTCTAAGAAAGTCACGGGAGGAATTGCTCCTATTGCTTGGCGACATCTCAAAGACCTGGGTTACAGGTGATGGTCTTTGGTTTCAGGCTATAGAGGGATCAGAAGGGATGGACACAGCTAAACTGGTTAATGACTCCTGCTGGTCTCTGTTCGCAAGATTAGAGGCGTTCAAGATAAAAAGTTTTTTGGGGACGGAAACCGAGGGTGCGCTGGAAATCCTGGAAAAGGCTCTGAGATTAAGGGTTTATTCAAGTCTCAACGCGCACTCGGCAGAATGGGATACTGAAGGGAATCTGATATTTTATATGACGGGGTGTCGCGTCCAGGAGGCGCGACGCCGAAAACAGATGGATGATTACCCCTGCAAGTCGGCGGGTATAACCGAATATACTGAATTTGCCCTAGGTATGGACCCCGCTATAATCACTGAATGCCTGTGGTGTCCTCCAGACCGGGTTCCCGATAAACTGTTTTGCGCCTGGAAGTTCAGCCTCAAGAAGTAA